The Cryptomeria japonica chromosome 6, Sugi_1.0, whole genome shotgun sequence genomic interval AAGTTTCCTCATGATGACATTGTACATTCTATCCAAGACACTAGATACAAACCATTGGTGTCACATGGGGGTTTCTTATTTGATCATTTATGGCCTACTCCAATGTGGTGCATGTTACCCCATAGTGACTTGTTATAGAAGGCATGTTATAGATACAAGATTGGGGGATCAACACCTTCTTTAATACTTCTGAACTCTTCTTCTTCTATAGTTCCTCCTACTCAATATAATCCTTCATAGTAGTGTGATTCATCTTTCATGCCTTCCTCTTTGCGGGCTAAAGACAAGCATTCTCCATTGATTAGGATGCCTCTTTATTATAAGACTTCACAAACTCTAGTGTCGTCTTCTGTTCCTTCAATTTTGTTAGACATAGGAAGGAGGAAGGCACCCATAAGGTCTAAGTATAAACCTCATGTCTTTCAACTTCAAGTTCTTTCTCCTATCCCTCATCCTACTTTGTATGGAAAAGGAAAACATTGTTGTAAGGCTAGTTCCTCACATGCAACTCATGTTCCTCTTCCTTCCCCTAAGAAAGACTGAGGAAAGCTGCTCGTGGCTGAAACTAAAGATTATAACTAAACCTACAACATCTCATGCTCCACTTATGGTGTTTGTCCTTCCATCAGTTTCAAATGTGGAGACAACTTCATCTACAAAGTAGAATGCTTTACAACCTTCttagtgttggaaattgacactcatttggtgatcTTTGATGCTtggtttatggtctagggttttcattgatgaaaactctTCTTGGAGACTCGATCCAATGGttgtgattcatcttatctggAAGCTCGAGTTTACTGGTAAAACAGGGCATCTCGGTGATGTTTTGGTCCGGAATAATTTCCAATGATTGtggtaattttggtggttgatttcatgttcttgatgAATGGGAAGTTCCTTAGGAAGCGTGTGAATACactcttttggtctggtgctatgttttgttcaagattcaagccgacttggagctacaagttacacttcttgaagctgacttggagctacacattacacttcttgaagccgacttgaagaaaatttcttttatgctaagactagatatataagattgaattggcaaTTGGTTTTGGTGGTAATAATATTGTGGTGATCTGTTTTGGTGctattgagcatagtttcacatgcgcactTTACTTACAGACaatctggtagctgactaagatGGAAACATAATATTTAGTAGAGCGAAGATAGTCAGATATTCAatgcttaactagaactcattCTTACATTGTTAGATGCTACTTGAGAGTACATTTAATTGTATTTCCTTATTGTAattaaattgtaagtcagtgagacttccctgaaggttgtagccttccgagaaattatatttgagcagtgagactgaatgcaagtgcattccccatctatgtaatatttatttactcctggccatagtatatgaatattgtgggttttagccccatcgtggtttttccctttccgggtttccatgaaaaaattctggtgttgtggatttgtggattATTTGTTGCATTTTTATGTTCTGTTATGTTATGCTTTATTAATGGGTGGATAaataataagtttgtggatttgacttctagtagatcactgattcacccccctcttagtgatccctgattctaacaattggtatcagagcctagttcctcttagaactattaaccacttgaggaagatctgggagattgattcaatggattctagtttttcagacacaactcaatgtggcacttgaggatcttgatgtagctagaaatgcaatctgtaccttgaagaagaacctaaatgttgtcgatgaattcattagtgagctaaatGATCTATCAAGTGTcagtagagagaagaggaaggaattaatggacaagttgaaggagaaagaagatcagatcatggaattccAGGATAAATCTGATAAAGTTAACaatcttgagagagagaatgttgctttgaagaatgagatgcaatccattgtgatgaggttgactaaggagattgaggactagaagaagaatgaagagaatctggcacaatcattgaaggaaagagatgatgaatgcttcaggcttacctatgagaatgatcagttgaagcttgagctgacacaatcaagaaataatggtcaagaacttgaaataaGGAtttctaccttgagggatgaacttgctactgccaatgaatacaaagacaaattcaaagctagttcaaaaAGGCTTGATGAGCtactggaaagtcaaagacatggaaaggatatgcgaggcctaggatttgagaaaggtgaatcctccggatctggacaaggcaatgcaaaacctgatcagaagaagagaaagaatccttcggtaagacaacctaatgctcataaattcaatggtagatgttttacttgcaacaagtttggtcatatggcgagtcagtgtagaagtaggataaataatggaatgataaacaataacaatatgatgaacaacatgaataatgttcctacctttactgttctatgtttcatatgcaataagtttggacacaagtcaaatatgtctAGAGCAGTAATAAATAACCTTctgaataagagatgctatgcttgtggaatgtttggacatatctctaatcagtgtaggacaagaccaaattagatgaacttcagacctatgcataataatgttgtttgcagagcatgcaacaaaaccagtcatATTACAAAATTCCGCAGAAGCAAAAACAATGCTCGGTTTgacaagaataaatcagatgaaaagggaaaggcaaaagtaGATGAGATTAGAGATAAACATATGAAGATGTGggaaaagaaggatgaatctaaggtagATAATGGATTTGTACCTGAATTCGGTGTAGAACCTTCGTTCGGTAACTAgggattttggccttagggggaggcaaactaATGTAAATCTTGCagttgttaggtcccagggacaactgagaggggggggggagggtgaattagttgtctaaaaattcaaaccaaaaataacttaaccaactttaatgcttgatACCGGCAAACCAATCTTTAtcccggtagacagttttatcagttaattacactaccggtaaagattaaagcatgaaatagaaagacaataacatccacaacacataaaaccaatatttgtacgtggaaaccctgtaaggggaaaaaccacggtgggaaaccttacccacaatcagataatactactgtaaatagtatgtgtatacaaatggggtctacacatgcagaaaggccaagcacctagagctcactgctcaaacacaaataggagtcatactgactacaattggatggttaaatccaataaggatgtacttctcaaatttgcatcttactatgttggattcagtaccggtgtagttatgattgtcttcacaaaaaccctccttcaaccttcaaatgatgtttgcgtgtatagctctgcttattctcgcatataccttcacacaattctttttcgcattccacatccaatcttacaaataagattttacatttatatcataacctaagaccaattttagtaggtcgactctaaaagatattacaataaaatcaatttacaaaaacaatgtccgatgcaataaccagttcaacatgtcggctcaatgcaattataacataaataaatcttctccatagtgtgtcgtggtgatctggaatagataagcctgccagtgcttattttggacctatttgccagtaacagtaaatatgcaaatacgaaggtgccaatgaacaaatctccaagacaaggtgtccaaacgacgtcttcaacataaccaggtgttttccatatcattccaggtgatggtgaacattatatcctgccggtgtaccatataccggtgactgtgcataagtcacttgcttgctggtgaacatttccaattcttaaagtgccagagttgataagtgttagtaggtgttgacatcaatgaaaaaaccataccaaaataccaacaatctccccctttggcattgatggcaacacaagatggaaaaatcatcaaagtgccaaaaaagaaatgccaaataccaaaaaccaataatctcccaaaaagagatcataaccagaaatcaaaatttagatataaacaatctctctccaaagtaacaatctctccccctgagagtgacatgtatctttcttgtgtttttccataccaatctctccccctttgacatcaaatgccaaagagggagattattggcaaatgcacactccaatgagaaattgtaggtgattgaaggttttgtcattgatggcaaccttgcaatcatatgactccggcaagacaaagataccgacACCGAcattgacaaactctacaccggcatacagaacaccgacagtaaaaggaaggataccgacaccttggccgacttcaattttgtttaatatgtattttgtaattaattgtaaaatcattatgagctgacatggcgagttgtaatatgactcatatatgtatgagatcattttgtaataggaaatatataggaagaagaaaagtgagataGGATGCGAAataagtagacctaatatgtgaaatattggttaagggtttatattgtagcagagcttaaaccggtactgaatctggcatagtagatgctaatctaaagcagtacaagacaatggattaatataatccatttttgtaagtcagtgtgacttcttttgtatttgagcagtgagctctaggcacttggccttcctgcatgtgcaggcccctattgtaagagtaatattcccttattggctagtaagtgaatattgtgggtcacaaatcccaccaaggtttttcccacatcgggtttcctcgttaaaatactgtgttatggtgtgcttctcatgttgttgttattattcttagttactgcattaattctggtttatcggtacacagttttgatatgcttttcatgttttaagtcaagtaaatctctataccagttagatactgattcaccccccccccctcctagtatctttgggaatcctaacagcagtaccccttgatgagatctatagtTGATGGATTACAGATGGTAGGAATTGAGTTTCAGTTGATATCCGGGATTCAGATGGCTGATTTTGGCATTCGGTTGGATATtcgaggtgcatttatttcaaagtgaaattaaggtttgcaaagttaaaaagggaaaatgcgagaatcattcttcactttgtgaatagtgttttcGAGCTGAAGAACAAGGCGATCAAGATTTTCAGGTGACCAAAGAGCAAAAGAGATCCGACGAGCAATCTAGGGCATCCATCAGTCAGTTAAGGTATTTTTTGAAGAACATTTTATGAGTTTGattttctaaaaatttgaaatggcatcctTGTCTTCCATTGCTACCCCTCTGGTTGTTGAAGTCTAGGATATGACCCTTCCCGTGTTCAAGAAACACCCGACAAATCCATGGAAGTTGACCCAGTTGGAGCTTTCTCTTTCATTCCACATGAAGTTTTGCACGTTGATGATGTTTGAGCCTACATTCATTGTGAGGTTGAGGAAACTGACTTTGAGGATATTTTGGATCTTTATATTGACAACATCATGGATGAGATTGGCAACCCTAAGTCAGAATTTGCGCAGTTGTAGAGAAAGGGTTTCACTCAATTTGTAAACTTTCTGACATtcgatgagaaggaatgggtgaggtatgtattGAACAAGATCCATGCTGAATTTATATGGCTAGACCAACCATACAAGATCACTACTGATGCGATTAGGGTGATAACCTCTTTGTATCAAATCGGTGACAAGCCAGGGTTATGCAAGGTCACAAACCCTATAGTGAAAAAATTAACCGGTGTAGAATTTGATGGACGATCAATGAAAATCAACACAATCAAGGAGGATGATGTCAAATTTGCTGCAATGGCCATTGGTTACAAAGTATAATCGTCTAACTAAATGAATTATGTATCTGGTAGTGCTATCCATGTAGTCTATCAGATGGTCAAGAAAGATTGTCATTATGACATGTGTGATGTGCTATTGGAGGAGTTGATGataaatctgaagaaaatcaagcaAGATAAAAAGCATATCTTCAAATTTGGTTCTTTGGTTATCTGTCTTGCGCTCTATTTCATAAATTAGATCTCCAAAACTGGTAGAGTACAATGGGCTTTTGATAGACCAGCTCAAAAGATAAGTAGGGGCTTGATAGACTTGGCAACAAGGATAATCAGAATGCTTCTTTGTGGGCTTTCTTCAAAACCTTTCAGGACAAGATGAAACAAAGAGTCAAAATCCCCAAAGAAATTTTAAAGAAATATGAGAGGACAATCTTCTTTATGGTGAAAAAAGATGAATATCTTATGGAAGTGGTTCAACTCTGTAtagtatggatatttcctataggatatgaagttgatgaagctactttggatgcctatgcacaacacttGTTAAAATCTCTAGTAGACACTAAAGAAGAAAGGTTCGAAACTTGCCAAGAGAAATCAATGAAGTTGCATACTAAATTCACTGaaccaacaagaaaaagaaaaaatgcaaaaatagtagaaGACGTTCTTTTTAAAGGACACCCCAGGAGAGAGTTAGAGTTGCTAGAGCTACGAGGGATGTAGTTGAGAaagcaaagaaacaaaagaattcaccTGCTCCAGCTAAGGTAAAGGTGACAGGGCCTTCTCCTGCTCCTGTGAAGACACCTTCTGCTGAAGCAGAACCCTCCGGTCCATCTGATAAGGGTAAATGTGTTATGAGGAAGAAGCAAAAATCCCAAAGGCAATATGTAGCAATTTATCTAGTGCAATCGGAGACTAAATCATATACGGACATTCCCAAGACACCGAAGAAAGGAGAGTTTGCTAGAGTGATCCGGAAATCCCAATCCGGTAGTGacaagaaagagaagaaggagaagaaggcaaGGTTTGATCTTGTACTGGTAGGCAAGCCCAAGAGAGGAAATAAGTCAAAATCTGACTTGGATGAAGCCATAGAATCCGATAAGATGAAGACTTCTAAAATAGAGTCATAATGTTCCTCCTTAGTCtattaaagaattaattgatgaaattattaaagatggaaatttgaagaacatctTTGTATGTTATgagaatatggatgataaggatcaaaggcAGATTAAGGAAGCTACaattttgtacatggatgtatttacTAAAGCATTggttgaattagaaaaatatctccctaaagatttatacaatttaattgatgctaggagaaaatcttctagtcaaatggatagagaaataaaggagagtgaactggtcaATCAGTGCACTAGTATTACTATAGAGgaaattgatagattgattttattggctaataaaaaggaattcatGAGAAAGCACAAAGTAAAGAGTCTAATGGTTGGTTgagttgaagaaataaggagagaaaccaacACAATATGGAATAGGTTTCTTCCTGAGAATCATCTTGTAGAAACTATCCCACAAGATGAAGCCACTCAGTCAGAAAATCCTCTAGTAATTGATGAAAATAAGGAGGAAGACACTCAGGATGTTGCAGaacaacaaattttggattctgtTGAGGTTGAGCCTACTAAAGAGAATGATAAATCAACAGAGGTAGAGGATGGTGCACCGAGTGGTGACATCGATGCACAAGAGGCCCCTAAAGAAGGCAAATTCAGACAGGTCGAAGCTGAGAAAAAGGTAGAGGAAAAACAGGAAGAACCGgataaaggaaagggtaaggcaatAAAGACTCCAATCCTTGTCGCAATTGACACAACTAAAATTCAAGGTGAAGGAAGTTTTCCATAGTTCAATATCATTTTTGATAAACCATTCAATCAGATGTCTTCAGCAGAGAGGATGATTGTTGTTGTTGCTTTCCAAGCACAATCTCGTCAGGAGTTAGCATAGACATAATCTGAAGAGAAGAGACTCATTGAAAAATCGGTTAAAGTTTTGGAACAGGTGGTATCGAAACTGCAACTTGATGCAAACACCAATTCATCTGGTAAGCTTTAGAACTTAATAGATCATATATCCACCtagtttgattctttgaccatgGCATCAACTCGACAagctatggagaaatttaaagatgctaaagttcaaacatttttTCAAATGATTAGTAATGACAAGGCCTAGCTAGATAAGgagttaaaactaattgatgaggccttagtggaaggcgataaaatttataagtcttgtctaattttggcCAATTTTACTATGGAGATAGACAAGAAGATAGATAATTGTAGAGGACAGTTAGCTCAGATTTCTCAAGCTTATGATCCTACAACTAACTTAACTGATAGTATTGAAGGATAAATTTTGAATATCATGGAGcatattaggaattttgagaatGAGAAGGAGAGGATGATTAGGCAGACAGGTGAACTTCGGAACCTAATTGGTCCCCAGTTGGACACCgtagtgtatcataagatggacATCATTCAAAACATGTCTCAAGAGACTCCTACTGAGATTGTggctatagaatttcatgcttatgttttgaatggttttgtttcaattttggagaagttgcgggcatgatggaacacatatcttgggttccttaagatggcaCATGCAGATATACTGAATCATGTATAGATTTGATCATCTAgtgaatgtgtatatatgtacataccattttgatgcacaccctatctttggcattgctgtcaaaaggggagagatgagGTGATAAATGTATAGGAtgattgtatgtatggagtgtacagttCGGTGTAATGCATATTTTTGgtttgttgatctaagggggagccttagaattcttttattctttcatccggtgtacaggtttcacaagtttcaacacttagacattttttcacaagagttgccatcaatgacaaagggggagattgttggcaattgacactcattcggtgatctttgatgcttgatttatggtctagggttatTATTGATGGAAAATATTCTTCCAGAATCAATCTGGCGGTCGTGATTCATCTTATTCGGAAGTTGGAGTTAACTGGTAAAATAGGGTATCTCAGTGATGTTTTGGTCCGGAATAATTTTTAATGATTGtggtaattttggtggttgatttcatgttcttgatgaatgggaagatccttagaaAGCATGTGAGTACACTCTTCTGGtccagtgctatgttttgtttgagattgaagctgacttggagctacacgttacacttcttaaAGCCGACTTGAAGGAAATTAATTTTGTGCTAAGACTGGTTATATAAGATcaaattggtgattggttttggtGGTAATAATATTGTGGTGATCCTTTTTGGTGCGATTGAGTGTATTTTCATGTGTGGACTTTGATTACAGACAATCTGGTATTTGATTGAGACAGAAACAAAGTATTTAGCAGAGTGAAGATAATCAAAGATTcaatgcttaaccgaaactcattcttgcattgtcagatgctacttgagagtttatttcattgtatttcctcattgtaatcaaattgtaagtcagtgagacttccctgaaggttgtagccttctgagaaattatatttgagcagtgggctttaggtagtgagcctaaatgcaagtgcattccccatctatgtaatatttatgtactcttggccatagtatatgaatattgtcggtttcagccccaccatggtttttccctttctgggtttccacataaaatttttgttgttgtggatttgtggattctttgttgcatgtttatgtttttttttgttatgcattgttaactggtggataaagaataagtttgtggatttgacttCCGatatatcattgattcaccccccctctcagtgatccttgattctaacACTTAGGTGTTTATTCTTGGACCCCACCATCACCAAAACTAGCTTGTGTATGAGTGTAATCATTATCAACATGTGATAGACCATGAACGAGACTCCTCATGAAGACTAAGAATGAGCCTCCTATTTTTTATATTAAGCCTCTTCCGTCTTTTTCTCTTGAGTCTTCACCTACTTTTTCTGTTGGCAGGAGATACCATACTGGTAGAGATAAGTGTTTGggagttatcattgatggcaacccaactcAAAGATTGAATCCAAACTGTATGGATTCATCCAATCGAAAGTCTGAAGTCCAATTTTGCTTGTCTGGAAAGTGGAACATAGTGGTTGACAGAGTGAGAATACTTTTGGTATAActttattttggttgagtattttgctTTTTAGATCTGGGAGATTTATTGTGAATATGCAATTTACCTTGTTCCAAGTTTGTGGCCTCTGATGTTAAGTTTTGTACAAGTTAGAAGATCCGGTAATCATGTTTTTGGAAAGAACAATATTCATTAGGAGTAGCGTGTGAACATTCTATGTGCGGAGCTTGCGGATCAATTTTGGTGAGTGTTTATGTGTTCGAGATCGATGAGCCATCATGTGGGAAGTgtatggacattttgttttggtccgcTTAGTTGTTTTGGATCGGTTTGTGCCAACTTGGGCAACACTTTTCATGTtacgtgttatgtggtttttgacCCGACATGGAATTAATCTAATTTGATATTGCGGATATATATgaccaattgatttgatcatttttgatattgaTGGATGTATGTGGTGTGTGTATGAtcgattgtgtgcagtttcacatgcacaaggtGAAGATTTGTGCTCCGGTATGTTGTAGAACATTAGAACAGAGTAGTATTGCAGAGTTGAGTAAGATATAGTACGTTGTGCTTAATAAGAACTATTCCAAGCATTTGCAGAGGCTATTTCGTAGTTCAATTTTATGTATGTTacctttgtaaatattttgtaaggcAGTTAGCCttccaggttgtagcccttatttgtaattgagaagtgagctctaggtagtgtgctcaAATGCATGTGCACTACCCTTATGTAATCTTTCTATACTTTTGacatagtatattaatattgtgggtttgaatcccaccgtgttttttaccttaactaggtttccatgtaaaaatattggtgttatggtgttgatgatcttttctttatgtttttgcAAACTaatttccttcatatgcattaaTTGGTTTAAAGAACAAATTGACAAAGTTAAAAATTACAGAATACTGATTCCAACATTTTCTTATACTCCTATTTTGTTTTCTACTTCTATTGTCACTTATTCTTCTACCAAATTTGTCTTTATTTTGGTTCCTTCAAGTAATCCCAATGAACCTCACCTGAATAGGGTGCAACTATTCATTACTCCCTCCATGTAACCATTACTTATTACTTCATTTCTTGATGTTCCTCCTTTCATTGATCCCATAGAGATGCTTCATGTACAAAATTCGTGTCTAGTGCGACTCTTGCTACTCATGCTAGTTCACAACACACTCTCCATCCTAGCTTTCCTAGGACCCTCAAACCTACCATGATTGATGTGAAGGTACAATATCAACTACCTAAGTGCAAGTTTGAGTAGGGTCTTGTTCTTGTGTTCTACCACAAGAAGTCTACTCTACCTTCTTCACCAACTACTAGCTTGTCATATTCTATTCTTGTGATTGAGGAGCTTTCCCTTTCTCTATAATTTCACTGCCCCACTCTCAGAAGTTGATGACAACCCTCCTATTGTTCAAAATCCTTCAGTTGAGTCACTCCACTCCTCTGAGAAGTGTATATTTTAATCTATAGAGGATATTTCAACATTGTCAACTATCTTAACAAGATCATTGATACTCACTTTGCAAAAACTATTGAAGGAAGATGTTAAGGTAATTATATCATTGGCACTTTCTATAGGCAAGATTCCTAATATTGCCCTAGCCATTGTGCCTATACAAGCTCAAACTCATTTCCCTTATGATGTAGATTAAGAGGAGGAAGACTTGTTGGATTTACTTGATTAGAGTGGTATCCTTCATGTCTTTAGATT includes:
- the LOC131876551 gene encoding uncharacterized protein LOC131876551, whose protein sequence is MGEERVRVARATRDVVEKAKKQKNSPAPAKVKVTGPSPAPVKTPSAEAEPSGPSDKGKCVMRKKQKSQRQYVAIYLVQSETKSYTDIPKTPKKGEFARVIRKSQSGSDKKEKKEKKARFLPENHLVETIPQDEATQSENPLVIDENKEEDTQDVAEQQILDSVEVEPTKENDKSTEVEDGAPSGDIDAQEAPKEGKFRQVEAEKKVEEKQEEPDKGKGKAIKTPILVAIDTTKIQGEGSFP